The Macaca fascicularis isolate 582-1 chromosome 1, T2T-MFA8v1.1 genome includes a window with the following:
- the NPPA gene encoding natriuretic peptides A isoform X2, producing MVLPGQTRANPMYNAVSNADLMDFKNLLDNLEEKMPLEDEVVPPQVLREQNEEAGAALSPLPEVPPWTGDVSPAQRDGGALGQGPWDSSDRSALLKSKLRALLTAPRSLRRSSCFGGRMDRIGAQSGLGCNSFRYRR from the exons ATGGTG CTCCCAGGTCAGACCAGAGCTAATCCCATGTACAATGCCGTGTCCAACGCAGACCTGATGGATTTCAAG AATTTGCTGGACAATTTGGAAGAAAAGATGCCTTTAGAAGATGAGGTCGTGCCCCCACAAGTGCTCAGAGAGCAGAATGAAGAAGCGGGGGCTGCTCTCAGCCCCCTCCCTGAGGTGCCTCCCTGGACCGGGGATGTCAGCCCAGCCCAGAGAGATGGGGGTGCCCTCGGGCAGGGCCCCTGGGACTCCTCCGATCGATCTGCCCTCTTAAAAAGCAAGCTGAGGGCGCTGCTCACTGCCCCTCGGAGCCTGCGGAGATCCAGTTGCTTCGGGGGCAGGATGGACAGGATTGGAGCCCAGAGCGGACTGGGCTGTAACAGCTTCCGG TACCGAAGATAA
- the NPPA gene encoding natriuretic peptides A isoform X1, with translation MSSFSTISVSFLLFLAFQLPGQTRANPMYNAVSNADLMDFKNLLDNLEEKMPLEDEVVPPQVLREQNEEAGAALSPLPEVPPWTGDVSPAQRDGGALGQGPWDSSDRSALLKSKLRALLTAPRSLRRSSCFGGRMDRIGAQSGLGCNSFRYRR, from the exons ATGAGCTCCTTCTCCACCATCAGTGTGAGCTTCCTCCTTTTTCTGGCATTCCAGCTCCCAGGTCAGACCAGAGCTAATCCCATGTACAATGCCGTGTCCAACGCAGACCTGATGGATTTCAAG AATTTGCTGGACAATTTGGAAGAAAAGATGCCTTTAGAAGATGAGGTCGTGCCCCCACAAGTGCTCAGAGAGCAGAATGAAGAAGCGGGGGCTGCTCTCAGCCCCCTCCCTGAGGTGCCTCCCTGGACCGGGGATGTCAGCCCAGCCCAGAGAGATGGGGGTGCCCTCGGGCAGGGCCCCTGGGACTCCTCCGATCGATCTGCCCTCTTAAAAAGCAAGCTGAGGGCGCTGCTCACTGCCCCTCGGAGCCTGCGGAGATCCAGTTGCTTCGGGGGCAGGATGGACAGGATTGGAGCCCAGAGCGGACTGGGCTGTAACAGCTTCCGG TACCGAAGATAA
- the CLCN6 gene encoding H(+)/Cl(-) exchange transporter 6 isoform X4, with translation MVLGECRQMSSSSQIGNDSFQLQVTEDVNSSIKTFFCPNDTYNDMATLFFNPQESAILQLFHQDGTFSPVTLALFFILYFLLACWTYGVSVPSGLFVPSLLCGAAFGRLVANVLKSYIGLGHIYSGTFALIGAAAFLGGVVRMTISLTVILIESTNEITYGLPIMVTLMVAKWTGDFFNKGIYDIHVGLRGVPLLEWETEVEMDKLRASDIMEPNLTYVYPHTRIQSLVSILRTTVHHAFPVVTENRGNEKEFMKGNQLISNNIKFKKSSILTRAGEQRKRSQSMKSYPSSELRNMCDEHIASEEPAEKEDLLQQMLERRYTPYPNLYPDQSPSEDWTMEERFRPLTFHGLILRSQLVTLLVRGVCYSESQSSASQPRLSYAEMAEDYPRYPDIHDLDLTLLNPRMIVDVTPYMNPSPFTVSPNTHVSQVFNLFRTMGLRHLPVVNAVGEIVGIVTRHNLTSEFLQARLRQHYQTI, from the exons ATGGTGTTGGGAGAATGCCGACAAATGTCCTCTTCGAGTCAAATCGGTAATGACTCATTCCAGCTCCAG GTCACAGAAGATGTGAATTCAAGTATCAAGACATTTTTTTGTCCCAATGATACCTACAATGACATGGCCACACTCTTCTTCAACCCTCAGGAGTCTGCCATCCTCCAGCTCTTCCACCAGGACG GCACTTTCAGCCCCGTCACTCTGGCCTTGTTCTTCATTCTCTATTTCTTGCTTGCATGTTGGACTTACGGCGTTTCTGTTCCAAGTGGCCTTTTTGTGCCTTCTCTACTGTGTGGAGCTGCTTTTGGACGTTTAGTTGCCAATGTCCTAAAAag CTACATTGGATTGGGCCACATCTATTCGGGGACCTTTGCCCTGATTGGTGCAGCGGCTTTCTTGGGCGGGGTGGTCCGCATGACCATCAGCCTCACGGTCATCCTGATCGAGTCCACGAACGAGATCACCTACGGGCTTCCCATCATGGTCACACTGATG GTGGCCAAATGGACAGGGGACTTTTTCAATAAGGGCATTTATGATATCCACGTGGGCCTGCGAGGCGTGCCGCTTTTGGaatgggagacagaggtggaaaTGGACAA GCTGAGAGCCAGCGACATCATGGAGCCCAACCTGACCTACGTCTACCCGCACACCCGCATCCAGTCTCTGGTGAGCATCCTGCGCACCACAGTCCACCACGCCTTCCCGGTGGTCACAGAGAACCGCGGCAACGAGAAGGAGTTCATGAAGGGCAACCAGCTCATCAGCAACAATATCAAGTTCAAG AAATCCAGCATCCTCACCCGGGCCGGCGAGCAGCGCAAACGGAGCCAGTCCATGAAGTCCTACCCCTCCAGCGAGCTGCGGAACATGTGTGATGAGCACATCGCCTCTGAGGAGCCGGCCGAGAAGGAGGACCTCCtgcagcagatgctggagaggag ATACACTCCCTACCCCAACCTATACCCTGACCAGTCCCCGAGTGAAGACTGGACCATGGAGGAGCGCTTCCGCCCTCTGACCTTCCACGGCCTGATCCTTCGGTCGCAGCTTGTCACCCTGCTTGTCCGAGGAGTTTGTTACTCTGAAAGCCAGTCG AGCGCCAGCCAGCCGCGCCTCTCCTACGCCGAGATGGCCGAGGACTACCCGCGGTACCCTGACATCCACGACCTGGATCTGACGCTGCTCAACCCGCGCATGATCGTG GATGTCACCCCATACATGAACCCTTCGCCTTTCACCGTCTCGCCCAACACCCACGTCTCCCAAGTCTTCAACCTGTTCAGAACGATGGGCCTGCGCCACCTGCCCGTGGTGAATGCTGTGGGAGAG ATCGTCGGGATCGTCACACGGCACAACCTGACCTCTGAATTTCTGCAGGCCCGGCTGAGGCAGCACTACCAGACCATCTGA
- the CLCN6 gene encoding H(+)/Cl(-) exchange transporter 6 isoform X2, with protein MAGCRGSLCCCCRWCCCCGERETRTPEELTILGETQEEEDEILPRKDYESLDYDRCINDPYLEVLETMDNKKGRRYEAVKWMVVFAIGVCTGLPVAAGSGIPEVKCYLNGVKVPGIVRLRTLLCKVLGVLFSVAGGLFVGKEGPMIHSGSVVGAGLPQFQSISLRKIQFNFPYFRSDRDKRDFVSAGAAAGVAAAFGAPIGGTLFSLEEGSSFWNQGLTWKVLFCSMSATFTLNFFRSGIQFGSWGSFQLPGLLNFGEFKCSDSDKKCHLWTAMDLGFFVVMGVIGGLLGATFNCLNKRLAKYRMRNVHPKPKLVRVLESLLVSLVTTVVVFVASMVLGECRQMSSSSQIGNDSFQLQVTEDVNSSIKTFFCPNDTYNDMATLFFNPQESAILQLFHQDGTFSPVTLALFFILYFLLACWTYGVSVPSGLFVPSLLCGAAFGRLVANVLKSYIGLGHIYSGTFALIGAAAFLGGVVRMTISLTVILIESTNEITYGLPIMVTLMVAKWTGDFFNKGIYDIHVGLRGVPLLEWETEVEMDKLRASDIMEPNLTYVYPHTRIQSLVSILRTTVHHAFPVVTENRGNEKEFMKGNQLISNNIKFKKSSILTRAGEQRKRSQSMKSYPSSELRNMCDEHIASEEPAEKEDLLQQMLERRYTPYPNLYPDQSPSEDWTMEERFRPLTFHGLILRSQLVTLLVRGVCYSESQSSASQPRLSYAEMAEDYPRYPDIHDLDLTLLNPRMIVDVTPYMNPSPFTVSPNTHVSQVFNLFRTMGLRHLPVVNAVGEIVGIVTRHNLTSEFLQARLRQHYQTI; from the exons AGTTTGGATTATGATCGCTGTATCAATGACCCTTACCTGGAAGTTTTGGAGACCATGGATAATAAG AAAGGTCGAAGGTATGAGGCGGTGAAGTGGATGGTGGTGTTTGCCATTGGAGTCTGCACTGGCCTG CCCGTGGCAGCAGGTTCTGGGATACCCGAGGTCAAATGCTATCTGAATGGTGTGAAGGTGCCAGGAATCGTCCGTCTCCGGACCCTGCTCTGCAAGGTCCTTGGAGTGCTGTTCAGTGTGGCTGGAG GGCTCTTTGTGGGGAAGGAAGGTCCCATGATCCACAGTGGTTCAGTGGTGGGAGCTGGCCTCCCTCAG TTTCAGAGCATCTCCTTACGGAAGATCCAGTTTAACTTCCCCTATTTCCGAAGCGACAG agACAAGAGAGACTTTGTATCAGCAGGAGCGGCTGCTGGAGTTGCTGCAGCTTTCGGGGCCCCAATCGGGGGTACATTGTTCAGTCTAGAGGAGGGTTCGTCCTTCTGGAACCAAGGGCTCACATGGAAAGTG CTCTTTTGTTCCATGTCTGCCACCTTCACCCTCAACTTCTTCCGTTCTGGGATTCAGTTTGGAAGCTGGGGTTCCTTCCAGCTCCCTGGATTGCTGAACTTTGGCGAGTTTAAG TGCTCTGACTCTGATAAAAAATGTCATCTCTGGACAGCTATGGATTTGGGTTTCTTCGTCGTGATGGGGGTCATTGGGGGCCTCCTGGGAGCCACATTCAACTGTCTGAACAAGAGGCTTGCAAAGTACCGTATGCGAAACGTGCACCCGAAACCTAAGCTCGTCAG AGTCTTAGAGAGCCTCCTGGTGTCTCTGGTAACCACCGTGGTGGTGTTTGTGGCCTCGATGGTGTTGGGAGAATGCCGACAAATGTCCTCTTCGAGTCAAATCGGTAATGACTCATTCCAGCTCCAG GTCACAGAAGATGTGAATTCAAGTATCAAGACATTTTTTTGTCCCAATGATACCTACAATGACATGGCCACACTCTTCTTCAACCCTCAGGAGTCTGCCATCCTCCAGCTCTTCCACCAGGACG GCACTTTCAGCCCCGTCACTCTGGCCTTGTTCTTCATTCTCTATTTCTTGCTTGCATGTTGGACTTACGGCGTTTCTGTTCCAAGTGGCCTTTTTGTGCCTTCTCTACTGTGTGGAGCTGCTTTTGGACGTTTAGTTGCCAATGTCCTAAAAag CTACATTGGATTGGGCCACATCTATTCGGGGACCTTTGCCCTGATTGGTGCAGCGGCTTTCTTGGGCGGGGTGGTCCGCATGACCATCAGCCTCACGGTCATCCTGATCGAGTCCACGAACGAGATCACCTACGGGCTTCCCATCATGGTCACACTGATG GTGGCCAAATGGACAGGGGACTTTTTCAATAAGGGCATTTATGATATCCACGTGGGCCTGCGAGGCGTGCCGCTTTTGGaatgggagacagaggtggaaaTGGACAA GCTGAGAGCCAGCGACATCATGGAGCCCAACCTGACCTACGTCTACCCGCACACCCGCATCCAGTCTCTGGTGAGCATCCTGCGCACCACAGTCCACCACGCCTTCCCGGTGGTCACAGAGAACCGCGGCAACGAGAAGGAGTTCATGAAGGGCAACCAGCTCATCAGCAACAATATCAAGTTCAAG AAATCCAGCATCCTCACCCGGGCCGGCGAGCAGCGCAAACGGAGCCAGTCCATGAAGTCCTACCCCTCCAGCGAGCTGCGGAACATGTGTGATGAGCACATCGCCTCTGAGGAGCCGGCCGAGAAGGAGGACCTCCtgcagcagatgctggagaggag ATACACTCCCTACCCCAACCTATACCCTGACCAGTCCCCGAGTGAAGACTGGACCATGGAGGAGCGCTTCCGCCCTCTGACCTTCCACGGCCTGATCCTTCGGTCGCAGCTTGTCACCCTGCTTGTCCGAGGAGTTTGTTACTCTGAAAGCCAGTCG AGCGCCAGCCAGCCGCGCCTCTCCTACGCCGAGATGGCCGAGGACTACCCGCGGTACCCTGACATCCACGACCTGGATCTGACGCTGCTCAACCCGCGCATGATCGTG GATGTCACCCCATACATGAACCCTTCGCCTTTCACCGTCTCGCCCAACACCCACGTCTCCCAAGTCTTCAACCTGTTCAGAACGATGGGCCTGCGCCACCTGCCCGTGGTGAATGCTGTGGGAGAG ATCGTCGGGATCGTCACACGGCACAACCTGACCTCTGAATTTCTGCAGGCCCGGCTGAGGCAGCACTACCAGACCATCTGA
- the CLCN6 gene encoding H(+)/Cl(-) exchange transporter 6 isoform X1 encodes MAGCRGSLCCCCRWCCCCGERETRTPEELTILGETQEEEDEILPRKDYESLDYDRCINDPYLEVLETMDNKKGRRYEAVKWMVVFAIGVCTGLVGLFVDFFVRLFTQLKFGVVQSSVEECSQKGCLALSLLELLGFNLTFVFLASLLVLIEPVAAGSGIPEVKCYLNGVKVPGIVRLRTLLCKVLGVLFSVAGGLFVGKEGPMIHSGSVVGAGLPQFQSISLRKIQFNFPYFRSDRDKRDFVSAGAAAGVAAAFGAPIGGTLFSLEEGSSFWNQGLTWKVLFCSMSATFTLNFFRSGIQFGSWGSFQLPGLLNFGEFKCSDSDKKCHLWTAMDLGFFVVMGVIGGLLGATFNCLNKRLAKYRMRNVHPKPKLVRVLESLLVSLVTTVVVFVASMVLGECRQMSSSSQIGNDSFQLQVTEDVNSSIKTFFCPNDTYNDMATLFFNPQESAILQLFHQDGTFSPVTLALFFILYFLLACWTYGVSVPSGLFVPSLLCGAAFGRLVANVLKSYIGLGHIYSGTFALIGAAAFLGGVVRMTISLTVILIESTNEITYGLPIMVTLMVAKWTGDFFNKGIYDIHVGLRGVPLLEWETEVEMDKLRASDIMEPNLTYVYPHTRIQSLVSILRTTVHHAFPVVTENRGNEKEFMKGNQLISNNIKFKKSSILTRAGEQRKRSQSMKSYPSSELRNMCDEHIASEEPAEKEDLLQQMLERRYTPYPNLYPDQSPSEDWTMEERFRPLTFHGLILRSQLVTLLVRGVCYSESQSSASQPRLSYAEMAEDYPRYPDIHDLDLTLLNPRMIVDVTPYMNPSPFTVSPNTHVSQVFNLFRTMGLRHLPVVNAVGEIVGIVTRHNLTSEFLQARLRQHYQTI; translated from the exons AGTTTGGATTATGATCGCTGTATCAATGACCCTTACCTGGAAGTTTTGGAGACCATGGATAATAAG AAAGGTCGAAGGTATGAGGCGGTGAAGTGGATGGTGGTGTTTGCCATTGGAGTCTGCACTGGCCTG GTGGGTCTCTTTGTGGACTTTTTTGTGCGACTCTTCACCCAACTCAAGTTCGGAGTGGTACAGTCAT CGGTGGAGGAATGTAGCCAGAAAGGCTGCCTCGCTCTGTCtctccttgaactcctgggttttaACCTCACCTTTGTCTTCCTGGCAAGCCTCCTTGTTCTCATTGAG CCCGTGGCAGCAGGTTCTGGGATACCCGAGGTCAAATGCTATCTGAATGGTGTGAAGGTGCCAGGAATCGTCCGTCTCCGGACCCTGCTCTGCAAGGTCCTTGGAGTGCTGTTCAGTGTGGCTGGAG GGCTCTTTGTGGGGAAGGAAGGTCCCATGATCCACAGTGGTTCAGTGGTGGGAGCTGGCCTCCCTCAG TTTCAGAGCATCTCCTTACGGAAGATCCAGTTTAACTTCCCCTATTTCCGAAGCGACAG agACAAGAGAGACTTTGTATCAGCAGGAGCGGCTGCTGGAGTTGCTGCAGCTTTCGGGGCCCCAATCGGGGGTACATTGTTCAGTCTAGAGGAGGGTTCGTCCTTCTGGAACCAAGGGCTCACATGGAAAGTG CTCTTTTGTTCCATGTCTGCCACCTTCACCCTCAACTTCTTCCGTTCTGGGATTCAGTTTGGAAGCTGGGGTTCCTTCCAGCTCCCTGGATTGCTGAACTTTGGCGAGTTTAAG TGCTCTGACTCTGATAAAAAATGTCATCTCTGGACAGCTATGGATTTGGGTTTCTTCGTCGTGATGGGGGTCATTGGGGGCCTCCTGGGAGCCACATTCAACTGTCTGAACAAGAGGCTTGCAAAGTACCGTATGCGAAACGTGCACCCGAAACCTAAGCTCGTCAG AGTCTTAGAGAGCCTCCTGGTGTCTCTGGTAACCACCGTGGTGGTGTTTGTGGCCTCGATGGTGTTGGGAGAATGCCGACAAATGTCCTCTTCGAGTCAAATCGGTAATGACTCATTCCAGCTCCAG GTCACAGAAGATGTGAATTCAAGTATCAAGACATTTTTTTGTCCCAATGATACCTACAATGACATGGCCACACTCTTCTTCAACCCTCAGGAGTCTGCCATCCTCCAGCTCTTCCACCAGGACG GCACTTTCAGCCCCGTCACTCTGGCCTTGTTCTTCATTCTCTATTTCTTGCTTGCATGTTGGACTTACGGCGTTTCTGTTCCAAGTGGCCTTTTTGTGCCTTCTCTACTGTGTGGAGCTGCTTTTGGACGTTTAGTTGCCAATGTCCTAAAAag CTACATTGGATTGGGCCACATCTATTCGGGGACCTTTGCCCTGATTGGTGCAGCGGCTTTCTTGGGCGGGGTGGTCCGCATGACCATCAGCCTCACGGTCATCCTGATCGAGTCCACGAACGAGATCACCTACGGGCTTCCCATCATGGTCACACTGATG GTGGCCAAATGGACAGGGGACTTTTTCAATAAGGGCATTTATGATATCCACGTGGGCCTGCGAGGCGTGCCGCTTTTGGaatgggagacagaggtggaaaTGGACAA GCTGAGAGCCAGCGACATCATGGAGCCCAACCTGACCTACGTCTACCCGCACACCCGCATCCAGTCTCTGGTGAGCATCCTGCGCACCACAGTCCACCACGCCTTCCCGGTGGTCACAGAGAACCGCGGCAACGAGAAGGAGTTCATGAAGGGCAACCAGCTCATCAGCAACAATATCAAGTTCAAG AAATCCAGCATCCTCACCCGGGCCGGCGAGCAGCGCAAACGGAGCCAGTCCATGAAGTCCTACCCCTCCAGCGAGCTGCGGAACATGTGTGATGAGCACATCGCCTCTGAGGAGCCGGCCGAGAAGGAGGACCTCCtgcagcagatgctggagaggag ATACACTCCCTACCCCAACCTATACCCTGACCAGTCCCCGAGTGAAGACTGGACCATGGAGGAGCGCTTCCGCCCTCTGACCTTCCACGGCCTGATCCTTCGGTCGCAGCTTGTCACCCTGCTTGTCCGAGGAGTTTGTTACTCTGAAAGCCAGTCG AGCGCCAGCCAGCCGCGCCTCTCCTACGCCGAGATGGCCGAGGACTACCCGCGGTACCCTGACATCCACGACCTGGATCTGACGCTGCTCAACCCGCGCATGATCGTG GATGTCACCCCATACATGAACCCTTCGCCTTTCACCGTCTCGCCCAACACCCACGTCTCCCAAGTCTTCAACCTGTTCAGAACGATGGGCCTGCGCCACCTGCCCGTGGTGAATGCTGTGGGAGAG ATCGTCGGGATCGTCACACGGCACAACCTGACCTCTGAATTTCTGCAGGCCCGGCTGAGGCAGCACTACCAGACCATCTGA
- the CLCN6 gene encoding H(+)/Cl(-) exchange transporter 6 isoform X3, with the protein MERDKRDFVSAGAAAGVAAAFGAPIGGTLFSLEEGSSFWNQGLTWKVLFCSMSATFTLNFFRSGIQFGSWGSFQLPGLLNFGEFKCSDSDKKCHLWTAMDLGFFVVMGVIGGLLGATFNCLNKRLAKYRMRNVHPKPKLVRVLESLLVSLVTTVVVFVASMVLGECRQMSSSSQIGNDSFQLQVTEDVNSSIKTFFCPNDTYNDMATLFFNPQESAILQLFHQDGTFSPVTLALFFILYFLLACWTYGVSVPSGLFVPSLLCGAAFGRLVANVLKSYIGLGHIYSGTFALIGAAAFLGGVVRMTISLTVILIESTNEITYGLPIMVTLMVAKWTGDFFNKGIYDIHVGLRGVPLLEWETEVEMDKLRASDIMEPNLTYVYPHTRIQSLVSILRTTVHHAFPVVTENRGNEKEFMKGNQLISNNIKFKKSSILTRAGEQRKRSQSMKSYPSSELRNMCDEHIASEEPAEKEDLLQQMLERRYTPYPNLYPDQSPSEDWTMEERFRPLTFHGLILRSQLVTLLVRGVCYSESQSSASQPRLSYAEMAEDYPRYPDIHDLDLTLLNPRMIVDVTPYMNPSPFTVSPNTHVSQVFNLFRTMGLRHLPVVNAVGEIVGIVTRHNLTSEFLQARLRQHYQTI; encoded by the exons ATGGAAAG agACAAGAGAGACTTTGTATCAGCAGGAGCGGCTGCTGGAGTTGCTGCAGCTTTCGGGGCCCCAATCGGGGGTACATTGTTCAGTCTAGAGGAGGGTTCGTCCTTCTGGAACCAAGGGCTCACATGGAAAGTG CTCTTTTGTTCCATGTCTGCCACCTTCACCCTCAACTTCTTCCGTTCTGGGATTCAGTTTGGAAGCTGGGGTTCCTTCCAGCTCCCTGGATTGCTGAACTTTGGCGAGTTTAAG TGCTCTGACTCTGATAAAAAATGTCATCTCTGGACAGCTATGGATTTGGGTTTCTTCGTCGTGATGGGGGTCATTGGGGGCCTCCTGGGAGCCACATTCAACTGTCTGAACAAGAGGCTTGCAAAGTACCGTATGCGAAACGTGCACCCGAAACCTAAGCTCGTCAG AGTCTTAGAGAGCCTCCTGGTGTCTCTGGTAACCACCGTGGTGGTGTTTGTGGCCTCGATGGTGTTGGGAGAATGCCGACAAATGTCCTCTTCGAGTCAAATCGGTAATGACTCATTCCAGCTCCAG GTCACAGAAGATGTGAATTCAAGTATCAAGACATTTTTTTGTCCCAATGATACCTACAATGACATGGCCACACTCTTCTTCAACCCTCAGGAGTCTGCCATCCTCCAGCTCTTCCACCAGGACG GCACTTTCAGCCCCGTCACTCTGGCCTTGTTCTTCATTCTCTATTTCTTGCTTGCATGTTGGACTTACGGCGTTTCTGTTCCAAGTGGCCTTTTTGTGCCTTCTCTACTGTGTGGAGCTGCTTTTGGACGTTTAGTTGCCAATGTCCTAAAAag CTACATTGGATTGGGCCACATCTATTCGGGGACCTTTGCCCTGATTGGTGCAGCGGCTTTCTTGGGCGGGGTGGTCCGCATGACCATCAGCCTCACGGTCATCCTGATCGAGTCCACGAACGAGATCACCTACGGGCTTCCCATCATGGTCACACTGATG GTGGCCAAATGGACAGGGGACTTTTTCAATAAGGGCATTTATGATATCCACGTGGGCCTGCGAGGCGTGCCGCTTTTGGaatgggagacagaggtggaaaTGGACAA GCTGAGAGCCAGCGACATCATGGAGCCCAACCTGACCTACGTCTACCCGCACACCCGCATCCAGTCTCTGGTGAGCATCCTGCGCACCACAGTCCACCACGCCTTCCCGGTGGTCACAGAGAACCGCGGCAACGAGAAGGAGTTCATGAAGGGCAACCAGCTCATCAGCAACAATATCAAGTTCAAG AAATCCAGCATCCTCACCCGGGCCGGCGAGCAGCGCAAACGGAGCCAGTCCATGAAGTCCTACCCCTCCAGCGAGCTGCGGAACATGTGTGATGAGCACATCGCCTCTGAGGAGCCGGCCGAGAAGGAGGACCTCCtgcagcagatgctggagaggag ATACACTCCCTACCCCAACCTATACCCTGACCAGTCCCCGAGTGAAGACTGGACCATGGAGGAGCGCTTCCGCCCTCTGACCTTCCACGGCCTGATCCTTCGGTCGCAGCTTGTCACCCTGCTTGTCCGAGGAGTTTGTTACTCTGAAAGCCAGTCG AGCGCCAGCCAGCCGCGCCTCTCCTACGCCGAGATGGCCGAGGACTACCCGCGGTACCCTGACATCCACGACCTGGATCTGACGCTGCTCAACCCGCGCATGATCGTG GATGTCACCCCATACATGAACCCTTCGCCTTTCACCGTCTCGCCCAACACCCACGTCTCCCAAGTCTTCAACCTGTTCAGAACGATGGGCCTGCGCCACCTGCCCGTGGTGAATGCTGTGGGAGAG ATCGTCGGGATCGTCACACGGCACAACCTGACCTCTGAATTTCTGCAGGCCCGGCTGAGGCAGCACTACCAGACCATCTGA